A portion of the Thermodesulfobacteriota bacterium genome contains these proteins:
- a CDS encoding TraB/GumN family protein, translating into MDAISNPNHEPLVLTRGDKTVFLVGTAHVSRQSAELVSSIIADKRPDTVCVELCQPRFDSIRDRNKWREMDLFKVVKENKAFLLLANLLLASFQKKIADQFGIKPGEDMISAITAAEAVGARIHLADREIRITLARIWKAVGFFSKMKLLFQLLTAIVGADDVKEEDIERLKQEDVLQVMLSELGSSFPVLQKILVYERDRYLAHRIKNAPGQTIVAVVGAAHVPGIRQFWDTEDDITELDTVPPPGIFSQIVKWSLPLAIIAVLAAGFIYGGKDTGMQLVGIWVGVTSAMAALGAIVSWSHPITILVSAVVAPVTTLHPLLAAGWIAGLSEALLKKPTVGDLEDLPQDITSLKGFWKNRATHILLVTALVNLTASLGTFIAIPLIARAFGH; encoded by the coding sequence ATGGACGCAATTAGCAACCCCAATCACGAACCGCTCGTCCTGACCAGAGGTGATAAAACCGTGTTCCTGGTGGGCACGGCCCATGTTTCCCGGCAGAGTGCTGAACTGGTCAGTTCCATCATTGCCGACAAGCGGCCGGACACTGTCTGCGTGGAACTGTGCCAGCCCCGGTTCGATTCCATCCGCGACCGCAACAAGTGGCGGGAAATGGACCTGTTCAAGGTGGTCAAGGAAAATAAGGCCTTTCTGCTGCTGGCCAACCTGCTGCTGGCCTCCTTTCAGAAGAAAATCGCCGACCAGTTCGGCATCAAGCCGGGCGAGGACATGATCAGCGCCATTACGGCGGCCGAAGCCGTCGGCGCCCGCATTCACCTGGCCGATCGGGAAATCCGCATCACCCTGGCCCGGATCTGGAAGGCGGTCGGATTTTTCAGTAAAATGAAACTGCTTTTCCAGTTGCTGACCGCCATCGTCGGGGCCGACGACGTCAAGGAAGAAGACATTGAGCGGCTGAAACAGGAAGACGTGCTTCAGGTTATGCTTTCCGAACTGGGATCATCCTTTCCGGTGCTGCAGAAAATCCTCGTCTATGAGCGCGACCGGTACCTGGCCCACCGGATCAAAAACGCGCCGGGCCAGACCATCGTGGCGGTGGTCGGCGCCGCCCACGTGCCGGGCATCCGCCAGTTCTGGGATACCGAAGACGACATCACTGAACTGGATACGGTCCCTCCGCCGGGAATTTTTTCGCAAATCGTCAAGTGGTCCCTGCCGCTGGCCATTATCGCGGTGCTGGCCGCCGGCTTCATTTACGGCGGGAAGGATACCGGGATGCAGCTCGTCGGCATCTGGGTCGGGGTCACCAGTGCCATGGCCGCCCTGGGGGCAATCGTGTCCTGGTCCCATCCCATCACCATTCTCGTCTCCGCGGTGGTGGCGCCGGTCACGACCCTTCATCCCCTGCTGGCGGCGGGCTGGATCGCCGGTCTGTCCGAAGCGCTGCTCAAAAAACCCACCGTCGGCGATCTGGAAGACCTGCCACAGGACATCACTTCTTTAAAGGGGTTCTGGAAAAACCGGGCCACCCATATCCTGCTGGTCACCGCGCTGGTCAATCTGACGGCCTCCCTGGGCACGTTCATCGCCATCCCCCTGATCGCCCGCGCTTTCGGCCACTAA
- a CDS encoding VWA domain-containing protein: protein MRKLALADPETAGEFRARLEREKIEPDSAVTGAMADDIIYGLSLTTSLGRAIAGGYVRLIAAGVGPGRIDRYRRAIRREGDENTTCAEIIAGSFGSVLIWGDDGLADEFLRILDLLKRKWLYALSAEPMEVVSEIIGPRGTSAGSAWLKFLADVFAHDLTYNQFRRFSAVFPRAVRSWPAGKRTWRIEQLRRVVRHDFNLACVFADALNRELSLLAEKGLEQFVSEGLARYQKDESRGLKFLGLDTRSALEACHRLRETGVLSLNRQRLSTYLQARCGRPVPIQPVSAMTGPVRETDNGEALAFFDGRTIFLADEIGRFPDHHRNDFLYKALAWIEAGLLEFNTFDFDLERFADLYAETAGLQCPDEGDAGDLDRFFKAFPDPRIAGDLFSVFEYGRIRTLLENAYPAGAQRYFPLAREEARTMLRSVDLPALMPILFAGIALNDDMQPWLGAGERNRIAANNIFRIFTAFTAGAAYPEASAAGVRQVLTGPCRDIFPTGGNYVPLSTPFGLRVRPDLFYAAFASYERQAGMIKEKIARLSGQSVPRSMIRRRLQEQGGRLSPEDLREMIHDVRRGTTSQDTAAARVTISPADLDMEALYRELNTEAPGTDDFGSCIFRYPEWDHHIGDYLASHVMVRQRTVTAEQTDFYRDTLSRYAGLVKKIRYAFEMLKPEGITVLRKWREGEEFDYRQLLEYAVDKKAGRTPSERIYIKRLKSQRDVAVLLLLDFSRSTSNKVAGSDTAMVLDVEKEALVLFCEALSVTGDSFAIAGFSGTGRLGVDYFQIKSFDEPINDDVRRRIGMISPQRNTRMGAAIRHATARFTDMTARTRLLIIISDGFPNDIDYKRDYALADTRRSLLEARTKGIIVHSITINIAGDSKLDDLYGRVRHSVISDVRELPDRLVRIYGRLTG, encoded by the coding sequence ATGAGAAAGCTGGCTCTGGCCGATCCGGAAACGGCCGGGGAATTCCGCGCCCGGCTGGAGCGCGAGAAAATTGAGCCGGATTCCGCCGTGACCGGAGCAATGGCCGATGATATCATTTACGGCCTGTCTCTGACGACTTCCCTCGGCCGGGCCATTGCCGGGGGATATGTGCGCTTGATCGCTGCCGGTGTCGGCCCCGGAAGGATAGACCGTTACCGCCGGGCCATTCGCAGGGAGGGGGACGAAAACACCACCTGCGCCGAGATCATTGCCGGCAGTTTCGGATCCGTACTGATCTGGGGGGACGACGGACTGGCGGACGAATTCCTCCGAATTCTGGATTTACTCAAACGCAAATGGCTTTATGCCCTGTCGGCCGAGCCCATGGAAGTGGTTTCCGAAATCATCGGCCCCCGGGGGACTTCCGCCGGAAGCGCCTGGCTGAAATTTCTCGCCGACGTTTTTGCCCATGATCTGACGTATAATCAGTTCCGCCGCTTTTCCGCCGTGTTTCCCCGGGCGGTCCGTTCCTGGCCGGCCGGCAAACGCACCTGGCGGATTGAACAGCTGCGACGGGTTGTCCGGCATGATTTCAATCTGGCCTGTGTCTTTGCCGACGCCCTCAACCGGGAACTGTCGCTGCTGGCTGAAAAAGGACTGGAACAGTTTGTTTCAGAAGGCCTGGCCCGGTATCAGAAGGACGAATCCCGGGGACTGAAATTTCTGGGGCTGGACACGCGATCCGCGCTGGAAGCCTGCCACCGCCTGCGTGAAACCGGTGTGCTGTCGCTGAATCGGCAACGGTTGTCGACTTATCTGCAGGCCCGGTGCGGTCGGCCGGTCCCGATTCAGCCTGTTTCCGCCATGACCGGTCCGGTCCGGGAAACGGATAATGGGGAAGCGCTGGCCTTTTTCGACGGCCGCACGATTTTCCTGGCCGATGAGATCGGCCGCTTTCCGGATCATCACCGGAACGATTTCCTGTACAAAGCCCTGGCCTGGATCGAGGCGGGCCTGCTTGAGTTCAATACCTTTGATTTTGACCTGGAAAGGTTCGCGGATCTGTACGCTGAAACGGCCGGTTTACAATGTCCGGACGAGGGGGACGCCGGCGACCTGGACCGTTTTTTCAAGGCGTTTCCCGATCCCCGAATCGCCGGCGACCTGTTTTCGGTGTTCGAGTACGGAAGAATCCGCACCCTGCTTGAAAACGCTTATCCCGCGGGTGCCCAACGGTACTTCCCTCTGGCTCGGGAAGAGGCGAGAACCATGCTCCGCTCCGTTGACTTGCCCGCTCTGATGCCGATCCTGTTCGCCGGTATCGCCCTTAATGATGACATGCAGCCATGGCTCGGGGCAGGTGAGCGGAATCGCATCGCCGCCAATAACATTTTCCGGATTTTTACCGCCTTCACGGCCGGTGCCGCATATCCCGAGGCCAGCGCCGCAGGGGTCCGGCAGGTGCTGACCGGTCCGTGCCGGGATATCTTCCCCACCGGCGGAAACTATGTGCCGCTGTCCACCCCCTTTGGCCTGCGGGTGCGTCCGGACCTGTTCTATGCTGCTTTCGCTTCCTACGAGCGACAGGCCGGGATGATCAAGGAAAAAATCGCCCGCCTTTCCGGCCAGTCGGTGCCCCGGTCGATGATCCGGAGGCGGCTCCAGGAACAGGGCGGCAGGCTGTCTCCGGAAGATCTGCGGGAGATGATTCATGATGTCCGGCGGGGCACCACCAGCCAGGACACCGCCGCTGCCCGCGTGACCATCTCTCCGGCGGATCTTGACATGGAAGCGCTGTACCGGGAACTCAATACCGAAGCACCCGGAACGGATGATTTCGGAAGCTGCATTTTTCGTTATCCTGAATGGGATCATCACATCGGCGACTACCTGGCCAGCCATGTCATGGTCCGTCAGCGGACGGTGACGGCGGAACAAACTGACTTTTACCGTGACACCCTGTCCCGGTATGCCGGCCTGGTCAAGAAAATCCGTTACGCCTTTGAAATGCTCAAACCGGAGGGGATAACCGTTCTTCGTAAGTGGCGGGAAGGGGAAGAATTTGATTACCGCCAGCTGCTGGAATATGCCGTCGACAAGAAGGCGGGTCGGACGCCTTCGGAACGGATTTATATCAAACGGCTGAAAAGCCAGCGGGACGTGGCCGTATTGCTGTTGCTGGATTTCTCCCGCTCCACCTCCAACAAGGTGGCCGGATCGGATACGGCCATGGTTCTGGACGTGGAAAAAGAGGCCCTGGTCCTGTTCTGCGAAGCCCTGAGCGTGACCGGTGACTCCTTTGCCATCGCCGGCTTTTCGGGGACCGGGCGCCTGGGGGTCGATTACTTTCAGATTAAATCTTTTGACGAGCCCATCAATGACGACGTCAGGCGCCGGATCGGCATGATCAGTCCGCAGCGGAACACCCGCATGGGCGCCGCCATCCGCCATGCCACGGCCAGGTTCACGGATATGACCGCCCGTACCCGGCTGCTGATTATCATCAGCGACGGTTTTCCGAACGACATTGATTACAAACGGGATTACGCTCTGGCCGACACCCGGCGTTCCCTGCTGGAAGCAAGGACGAAGGGGATTATTGTCCACAGCATCACTATCAATATAGCCGGAGACAGCAAGCTGGATGATCTGTACGGCCGGGTGCGGCACAGCGTGATTTCCGATGTCCGTGAATTGCCTGACCGGCTGGTGCGAATTTATGGACGGCTTACCGGATGA
- a CDS encoding lipase family protein has protein sequence MVKISRSPAVLLLIMISALLFAAPAMAESEKSVSVQSLYSEPSPLPAGVHGDLIKFIEAKVVIPDAPPFDSWQIMYRSSDALGMPNVVTGTVIVPGAWDHGNVVIYCPATQGFSQKCAPSFQLRAGNYWENDNIIAILKAGYAVLISDYPGYTTGGYPSYCNAHNQGHAALDIFKASRQIPHSPFSHSDKVVTWGYDQGGQTAAWAGQLQPSYMPDLNLVGVIAGGVVADLIHVGRTMDGGPGSNYYLLFLAGLYYQYPNEVPLYDLVNEGGREAFEGARDYCVFDGLRIYMHIGTKALTKDGLTINDLIERVPRVAAIVDGMKLGKSPINAPVYLYHGSANPFVPMDQALDLKDAYCKMGMKVSFQVFPTAEHIIPMFQVAPYALAWMKDRFDGAPLDETTLCSTGARPVSDAQKPEDDFVIKMENWHVDGMVEIENLKQQVKLPDTTTMTCGANISSLKLENGSINLPPFKVKVRVAFLPMKVDFRMEQLEPFTGTLYLDSIGTITMNGVVKSHFHVKKWGGKARTSTPVEMKLFFKGPIADFASGKMVLEGEAVIPKMESMNALGGIVSMMSTSMMSGPVKYRYRVYPGDPYMY, from the coding sequence ATGGTTAAAATCAGTAGGTCTCCGGCGGTCCTGTTATTAATAATGATATCGGCATTGCTGTTTGCCGCTCCGGCCATGGCTGAATCCGAAAAGAGCGTATCGGTGCAGTCTCTATACTCAGAGCCGTCTCCACTGCCGGCAGGCGTTCATGGTGATCTTATCAAATTTATAGAAGCAAAGGTCGTAATCCCTGATGCGCCCCCGTTTGATTCATGGCAGATCATGTATCGGTCTTCTGATGCGCTTGGCATGCCAAACGTCGTGACAGGTACCGTCATCGTGCCTGGGGCCTGGGATCATGGGAACGTGGTTATTTATTGCCCCGCCACTCAGGGGTTTAGCCAGAAATGCGCTCCTTCTTTTCAACTCAGGGCAGGCAACTACTGGGAAAACGATAATATTATCGCCATTCTTAAAGCGGGTTACGCCGTGTTAATAAGCGATTATCCCGGATATACCACTGGCGGGTATCCATCATACTGTAACGCTCATAACCAGGGTCATGCCGCACTGGATATATTTAAGGCTTCAAGGCAGATTCCTCACTCCCCGTTCAGCCATAGCGATAAAGTCGTTACCTGGGGGTACGATCAGGGCGGGCAGACCGCGGCGTGGGCGGGCCAGCTTCAGCCGTCTTATATGCCTGATTTGAATCTGGTTGGTGTTATAGCGGGCGGTGTTGTCGCTGATCTCATCCATGTGGGAAGAACCATGGACGGCGGACCAGGATCCAATTATTACCTTTTATTTTTAGCCGGGCTCTATTACCAGTATCCCAATGAAGTGCCGTTATATGATCTTGTAAATGAGGGAGGGCGTGAGGCCTTTGAAGGCGCGAGGGATTACTGTGTGTTCGACGGGTTGAGAATATATATGCATATCGGGACCAAAGCGTTAACAAAGGACGGCCTTACGATAAACGATTTAATTGAAAGGGTCCCCAGGGTGGCCGCGATTGTCGATGGCATGAAGCTCGGCAAAAGCCCGATCAACGCTCCGGTTTATCTGTATCACGGATCAGCTAATCCGTTTGTTCCCATGGATCAGGCCCTGGATCTCAAAGATGCTTATTGTAAAATGGGGATGAAGGTTTCTTTCCAGGTGTTTCCGACGGCCGAGCATATTATCCCGATGTTTCAGGTGGCACCATACGCGTTAGCCTGGATGAAAGACCGGTTTGACGGCGCGCCTCTGGATGAGACGACATTGTGCAGCACCGGCGCTCGTCCTGTATCTGACGCACAGAAGCCGGAAGATGATTTTGTGATTAAAATGGAAAACTGGCACGTGGACGGGATGGTTGAGATTGAAAATTTGAAACAGCAAGTCAAACTGCCGGACACAACCACAATGACTTGCGGCGCAAATATATCTTCTTTGAAACTTGAAAACGGCAGTATTAATTTGCCTCCGTTTAAGGTTAAAGTACGTGTCGCCTTTCTTCCAATGAAAGTGGACTTCAGGATGGAACAGCTTGAGCCGTTTACGGGTACTTTATACCTGGACAGCATAGGGACCATTACCATGAATGGTGTCGTAAAGAGCCATTTTCATGTGAAAAAATGGGGGGGGAAAGCACGTACCTCGACCCCGGTTGAGATGAAACTGTTTTTTAAAGGTCCTATTGCTGATTTTGCCTCAGGGAAAATGGTGCTTGAGGGCGAGGCCGTCATTCCGAAGATGGAGAGCATGAACGCGCTGGGAGGCATCGTTTCTATGATGTCTACCAGCATGATGTCCGGGCCCGTCAAATACCGTTACAGGGTATATCCGGGAGATCCCTATATGTACTAA
- a CDS encoding STAS domain-containing protein has translation MSTSQIIKTGSQVTVKPGINITASIADEFRAELHALVQEKPEFIIIDMSGVEMVDSVGIGVMIAVHNSLSKNGGKLKIKNADRNIKTLFSTMRLDRHFSVEGRA, from the coding sequence ATGAGTACCAGCCAGATCATAAAAACCGGTTCACAGGTTACCGTCAAACCCGGCATCAATATTACCGCCTCCATAGCAGATGAATTCAGGGCCGAACTGCATGCCCTGGTCCAGGAAAAACCGGAATTTATTATCATCGACATGTCCGGCGTGGAAATGGTCGATTCCGTCGGCATCGGCGTCATGATCGCCGTTCACAACTCTCTTTCCAAAAACGGCGGCAAGCTGAAAATCAAAAACGCCGACCGAAACATCAAAACCCTGTTCAGCACCATGCGCCTGGACCGGCATTTCTCCGTGGAAGGCAGGGCCTAA
- a CDS encoding PilZ domain-containing protein, translating to MEPSGKKHVIYKPMSSGDAKTVKIFPDPSTGSKLKVKEQSQLISLNEKTAGLRGKKSGKIRYLIDRINYLNFQDETIIINFQHKNHDYKISKHVMPQPCQGETLECVWTDIDDLIPVFKNYRLTNLLIQDNNKVLQVKPRVVSATRTKIVLKLPSMYEEINKRRVKRYDSTGVQVQMVQNSNVYRGTLLDFSTMAFHVRLERKYSPTFKWINSNTKVNLIFKCNKDTVYSGEALIFKQSGTKIHRDIVLEPLNFQIQRFKPKEFRSTRQELVPSPDAIIRHPLTQKSIQLKILDMSGSGFAVDEFKEDAQLLPGLIIPDTILKFGNQFLLKCRGQIIYSQPDKKKDNTVKCGISILDMAINDHMDLLAMLGQAEDRNSYLCDKVDMNLLWEFFFRNGIIYSDNYEFFHKHKEQVKKTYENLYTRNPHIARHFIYQDKGMILGHMAMLRFYEKSWLLCLHTSPDTVPQLHQKLSLLKQSSRYVYESYTFASSNLDYLINYFDANDKFAKSVFSSITHNTRSQKGCSIDSLAYLRYKAKGSENQELPAGYTLSTAVHEELAILESFYENKSGGLMLQSLDLSPKSYGSINNLSNDYLTLGFRRKRYLLSLKLERWLKAVLMVNTSDIGLNMSEFTSCIKIFIIDRKELPAEALFTSLERICRNLKKAIMPIFIYPASAATELGISYEKTYNFWALDTQHTDQFFQQVKRLMEQQETVAASA from the coding sequence ATGGAACCGTCCGGAAAGAAACATGTCATTTACAAACCCATGTCCAGCGGCGACGCCAAAACCGTAAAAATATTTCCTGACCCGTCAACCGGCAGCAAGCTGAAAGTCAAGGAGCAGTCCCAGCTCATCAGTCTGAATGAAAAAACAGCCGGCCTGCGGGGGAAAAAAAGCGGCAAAATCAGATACCTGATTGACCGGATCAATTACCTGAACTTCCAGGATGAAACCATCATCATCAACTTTCAGCATAAGAATCACGATTACAAGATCAGCAAGCATGTCATGCCTCAACCCTGTCAGGGGGAGACCCTGGAGTGCGTGTGGACGGATATTGACGATCTGATCCCGGTATTTAAAAATTATCGCCTGACCAACCTGCTGATCCAGGATAACAACAAAGTCCTTCAGGTAAAACCGCGGGTGGTCAGCGCCACCCGGACCAAAATCGTCCTCAAGCTTCCCAGCATGTACGAGGAAATCAACAAGCGCCGGGTGAAACGGTATGACAGTACCGGCGTGCAGGTGCAGATGGTTCAGAACAGCAACGTCTATCGCGGCACGCTTCTGGATTTCAGCACCATGGCCTTTCATGTCCGCCTGGAGCGAAAGTATTCCCCCACCTTCAAATGGATCAACTCCAACACCAAGGTCAACCTGATATTCAAATGCAACAAGGATACGGTTTATTCAGGGGAAGCCCTGATCTTCAAACAGAGCGGGACAAAAATCCACCGGGACATCGTGCTGGAGCCCCTGAACTTTCAAATCCAGCGGTTTAAACCCAAGGAGTTCCGCAGCACCCGCCAGGAACTGGTCCCCTCCCCCGACGCCATTATCCGGCATCCCCTGACGCAGAAAAGCATCCAGCTTAAAATACTGGATATGTCCGGATCGGGCTTTGCCGTGGATGAATTCAAGGAGGACGCCCAGCTCCTGCCCGGCCTGATCATCCCCGACACCATTCTGAAGTTCGGCAATCAGTTCCTGCTCAAATGCCGGGGACAGATTATCTACAGCCAGCCCGATAAAAAAAAGGACAACACCGTAAAATGCGGTATTTCCATTCTGGATATGGCGATCAACGACCACATGGATCTTCTGGCCATGCTCGGCCAGGCGGAGGACAGGAACTCCTATCTGTGCGACAAGGTGGACATGAACCTGCTCTGGGAATTCTTTTTCCGCAACGGTATCATTTATTCGGACAACTATGAATTTTTCCACAAGCACAAGGAGCAGGTCAAAAAAACTTACGAAAACCTCTACACCCGCAATCCCCATATCGCCCGTCACTTCATTTACCAGGACAAGGGGATGATTCTGGGCCATATGGCCATGCTGCGGTTCTATGAAAAATCCTGGCTCCTGTGCCTGCACACTTCACCGGACACCGTTCCCCAGCTGCACCAGAAACTGTCACTGCTCAAGCAGTCCTCCCGTTATGTCTATGAGTCCTATACTTTCGCCTCCTCCAACCTGGACTACCTGATCAACTATTTTGACGCCAACGACAAGTTCGCCAAATCCGTATTCAGCAGCATCACGCACAATACCCGCAGCCAGAAAGGATGTTCCATCGACTCCCTGGCTTACTTACGATACAAAGCGAAAGGCTCCGAAAACCAGGAATTGCCGGCCGGCTACACCTTGAGCACCGCGGTTCATGAAGAACTGGCCATCCTGGAAAGTTTCTACGAAAACAAATCCGGCGGGCTGATGCTCCAGTCCCTGGATCTTTCCCCGAAATCCTACGGCAGCATCAACAACCTCTCCAACGATTACCTGACGCTGGGATTCAGGCGAAAACGCTACCTGCTCTCCCTGAAGCTGGAACGGTGGCTCAAGGCCGTCCTGATGGTCAACACCTCGGACATCGGGCTGAACATGTCCGAATTCACCAGCTGCATCAAGATCTTTATCATCGACCGCAAGGAGCTCCCGGCGGAAGCGTTGTTTACGTCTCTTGAGCGCATCTGCCGCAACCTGAAAAAAGCCATCATGCCGATTTTTATCTATCCGGCCAGCGCTGCCACCGAACTGGGCATCTCGTATGAAAAGACTTACAATTTCTGGGCACTGGACACTCAACATACGGATCAGTTTTTTCAGCAGGTCAAGCGTTTGATGGAACAGCAGGAAACCGTCGCCGCTTCGGCCTGA
- a CDS encoding PilZ domain-containing protein, with protein sequence MNDNIIEQRKFKRFFFPNHEMIRAVFSFSDDKGLIFDSKVLNLSELGLGLVVHKTDTNAADDLKAGDILHLKGIVGNPDLEFMREIKSEIRWVVNAQWMDNIGFGCEFIDISAELREKIDSFINVAEEMMDSST encoded by the coding sequence ATGAACGATAACATCATCGAACAACGGAAATTCAAGCGGTTTTTCTTCCCAAATCATGAAATGATTCGAGCTGTTTTTTCATTTTCAGATGACAAGGGACTGATTTTTGATTCAAAGGTATTGAATCTGAGTGAATTAGGACTTGGGTTGGTGGTGCACAAAACCGATACCAACGCGGCCGACGACCTCAAGGCTGGAGACATTTTGCACCTCAAGGGGATTGTTGGGAATCCTGATCTGGAATTTATGCGCGAAATTAAATCTGAAATCCGGTGGGTCGTGAATGCTCAATGGATGGACAATATCGGGTTTGGATGCGAATTCATCGACATTTCTGCTGAACTGAGGGAGAAAATTGATTCCTTTATAAACGTCGCCGAAGAAATGATGGATAGCTCAACATAG
- a CDS encoding CbbQ/NirQ/NorQ/GpvN family protein, whose amino-acid sequence MIAEEPYYLPSGNEIEMFEAAYDRRLPVMLKGPTGCGKTRFVEYMAYRLHLPLITVACHEDLFVSDLVGRYMLKKDETVWVDGPLTAAVRMGAICYCDEIVEARKDTTVVIHPLTDDRRTLYIDKKGEVVKAHPDFALVISYNPGYQSVLKDLKQSTRQRFISFAFDYPGFDQEVTILQRETGTDEVTAGKLVALGQKIRNIRDHGLTEGASTRLLVYAARLIAGGVPPVDACRTAICLPLTDDAGLQETMEDLVRDVF is encoded by the coding sequence ATGATAGCCGAGGAACCCTACTATCTTCCTTCCGGCAATGAAATTGAAATGTTCGAGGCCGCCTATGACCGGCGGCTGCCGGTCATGCTCAAAGGGCCGACCGGCTGCGGAAAAACACGGTTTGTTGAGTACATGGCTTACCGCCTTCATCTCCCGCTGATCACCGTCGCCTGCCATGAAGACCTGTTCGTATCCGATCTGGTCGGCCGCTACATGCTGAAAAAAGATGAAACCGTCTGGGTGGATGGACCGCTCACGGCGGCGGTCCGAATGGGAGCCATCTGTTACTGTGATGAAATCGTCGAGGCCAGAAAAGACACCACCGTCGTTATTCACCCGCTGACCGATGACCGCCGGACGCTTTATATCGATAAAAAAGGAGAGGTGGTCAAGGCCCATCCGGATTTCGCCCTGGTCATATCCTACAATCCCGGCTATCAATCCGTTCTCAAGGACCTCAAGCAGAGCACACGGCAGCGCTTTATTTCCTTTGCTTTTGATTATCCGGGTTTTGACCAGGAAGTGACGATTCTGCAGCGGGAGACCGGGACCGACGAAGTGACCGCCGGTAAGCTGGTGGCCCTGGGGCAGAAGATACGGAATATCCGGGACCACGGCCTGACCGAGGGGGCCAGTACACGGCTTCTGGTTTATGCCGCCCGGCTGATCGCCGGCGGTGTTCCCCCCGTTGATGCCTGCCGGACGGCCATATGCCTGCCGCTGACGGATGATGCCGGGCTGCAGGAGACTATGGAGGATCTCGTTCGGGATGTGTTTTAG
- a CDS encoding SUMF1/EgtB/PvdO family nonheme iron enzyme, translated as ERSPGDDAVKPLTSGTAEAARGKLPVENAGNSERSPGENAVKPLTPGTAEAARSKLPVENGGNTGRLYVNTNIKNAAITLPDIKQEYSPGMPLAPGQYKVIATAPNHAPIEQIAVVSAGTDNKIDMQFSSDMGTLKVTTDPSDAVIKIMNYDKEFQQGMELPAGEYQIDAESGLARASERVTVFANKENSVSLSLTPAEVFANPLGMKFKWIGPGSFTIGSPTTEAGRHMDEYQHEVTISKGFYIQTTEVTQKQWRSLMGNNPSYFTGCGENCPVENISWLDAQEFIKKLKAKYNMNYDIPTEAEWEYACRAGSKTAIYTGPLSILSLNDGPELDPVAWYGGNSCADYNGADDCSGRKGAQIRCQQCGTHPVAKKRPNAWGLYDMLGNVWELCSDWYNNFPGGYQTGAVTDPRGPTIGTHRIIRGGSWFSEAAQCRSAFHDRSNPTVPSNGVGLRVIIRN; from the coding sequence GCGAACGATCCCCCGGTGACGATGCCGTCAAGCCCTTGACTTCAGGGACCGCCGAGGCGGCACGGGGCAAGCTTCCCGTCGAGAATGCCGGTAATAGCGAACGATCCCCCGGTGAAAATGCCGTCAAGCCCTTAACGCCAGGGACCGCCGAGGCGGCACGGAGCAAGCTTCCTGTCGAAAATGGCGGCAATACCGGACGTCTCTATGTAAACACAAATATAAAAAACGCTGCCATTACCCTTCCTGACATCAAGCAAGAATACAGCCCCGGCATGCCGCTGGCACCGGGTCAGTATAAAGTAATCGCAACGGCACCAAACCACGCGCCAATAGAACAAATCGCTGTTGTCTCAGCAGGAACTGACAACAAAATCGACATGCAGTTTTCCTCTGATATGGGCACCCTTAAAGTTACTACCGATCCCTCCGATGCCGTTATAAAAATAATGAATTATGATAAAGAATTTCAACAGGGGATGGAACTACCGGCAGGTGAGTACCAGATTGACGCTGAATCAGGCCTTGCCAGGGCAAGTGAACGGGTCACCGTTTTTGCCAATAAGGAAAACAGCGTATCCTTATCGTTAACCCCGGCTGAAGTCTTTGCAAACCCCCTGGGTATGAAATTCAAATGGATCGGTCCCGGAAGTTTTACGATAGGCAGCCCGACAACTGAAGCCGGGCGTCACATGGACGAATATCAGCACGAGGTTACCATCAGCAAGGGATTCTATATTCAAACCACGGAGGTAACCCAGAAACAGTGGCGCAGCCTGATGGGCAACAATCCATCTTATTTTACAGGTTGCGGCGAAAATTGCCCCGTGGAAAATATATCCTGGCTGGATGCCCAGGAATTTATAAAAAAATTAAAAGCAAAATATAACATGAATTACGATATACCCACGGAAGCTGAGTGGGAATATGCCTGCCGCGCCGGAAGCAAAACAGCCATATATACCGGCCCTCTGAGCATCTTAAGTCTTAATGACGGCCCGGAATTGGATCCTGTTGCCTGGTATGGAGGCAATAGCTGCGCGGACTACAACGGGGCCGATGACTGCTCCGGACGCAAAGGAGCGCAGATCCGATGCCAGCAATGCGGAACACATCCTGTCGCGAAGAAAAGACCTAATGCCTGGGGGTTATATGATATGCTGGGCAATGTCTGGGAATTGTGTTCAGACTGGTATAACAATTTTCCCGGCGGTTATCAGACAGGTGCTGTTACCGATCCCAGGGGACCGACCATCGGCACACACCGCATCATCAGGGGGGGGAGCTGGTTTAGCGAGGCGGCACAATGCCGGTCAGCATTCCATGACAGGAGCAATCCAACCGTTCCGAGTAACGGCGTAGGGCTTCGGGTCATTATACGCAATTAA